The following coding sequences are from one Raphanus sativus cultivar WK10039 unplaced genomic scaffold, ASM80110v3 Scaffold3373, whole genome shotgun sequence window:
- the LOC108852220 gene encoding eukaryotic translation initiation factor 4E-1: MAVEEDTLKSPPPPTEESTKESSVPTESHPLEHSWTFWFDNPSVKSKQTTWGSSLRSVFTFSTVEQFWSLYNNMRHPSKLSHGADFYCFKHNIEPKWEDPICANGGKWTMNFPKDKSDQSWLYTLCLLALIGEQFDHGDEICGAVVNIRGKQERISIWTKNSSNEPAQVSIGRQWKEFLDYNSSIGFIIHEDAKKLDRNAKSAYTA; this comes from the exons ATGGCCGTAGAAGAAGACACTCTcaagtctcctcctcctcctacggAAGAATCCACGAAAGAATCCTCGGTTCCCACCGAATCGCACCCGTTGGAGCATTCGTGGACCTTCTGGTTCGATAACCCTTCTGTTAAATCCAAGCAGACGACTTGGGGAAGCTCCTTACGATCCGTCTTCACCTTCTCCACCGTCGAGCAGTTCTGGAG TTTGTACAATAACATGAGGCATCCGAGCAAGTTAAGTCACGGAGCTGACTTTTATTGTTTCAAACACAATATCGAGCCTAAGTGGGAGGATCCTATCTGTGCCAACGGTGGCAAATGGACTATGAACTTCCCTAAAGACAAGTCTGATCAGTCCTGGCTTTACACCCTatgt TTGCTTGCATTGATTGGAGAACAGTTTGACCATGGCGATGAGATCTGCGGAGCTGTTGTTAACATTAGAGGAAAGCAAGAAAGGATTTCCATTTGGACCAAAAACTCTTCCAACGAACCTGCTCAG GTGAGCATTGGGAGACAGTGGAAGGAGTTTCTTGATTACAACAGCAGCATTGGTTTCATTATCCAT gAGGATGCGAAGAAGCTGGATAGGAACGCCAAGAGCGCTTACACCGCTTGA